From Parcubacteria group bacterium ADurb.Bin159:
ACTTTTTTTACCAAAAGAGAGATTTTTTAAAAAGGGACAGTTTTTGTCTACCAACAGGCAGGCAACAAGTATGATTTTGAATAGAATATAGAACTTAGAATATAAAATTTAATTTATTTTTATTATTTTACATTTTGATTTTTACGTTTTGACTTTTTATTATGCCTTTAGAAAAATTTTTAAAAGTTCCTCCAAAAATTCTTAATCTTGAAGGGGAAGAGGTTAATTATTCTTTGGAAACAATTAGTCCTCATCCTCATCTTAAAAAAAATCGACCCAAAAAAGTTCCTCGAATTTCTTCTCCAAAAGAAGAAAAGGGGGAATGGATGACAGAGGGTTCTTCTGGACAATTAATTGTGGATATTTATGAAAAAGAAGATAATTTAATTATTCTCTCTACTATTGCTGGGATAAAGCCGGAAGATATTGATATTACTGTAGAACCCGATCTAATTATTATTAGAGGAGAAAGAAAAAAGCAAATTCCTAAAGATTCAATTTGCCATATTC
This genomic window contains:
- the hspA gene encoding Spore protein SP21, whose protein sequence is MPLEKFLKVPPKILNLEGEEVNYSLETISPHPHLKKNRPKKVPRISSPKEEKGEWMTEGSSGQLIVDIYEKEDNLIILSTIAGIKPEDIDITVEPDLIIIRGERKKQIPKDSICHIQECFWGKFSRTLVLPSPVKPDKVEADLKNGVLTIILPKAGELSRGVKVEE